A region of Haliotis asinina isolate JCU_RB_2024 chromosome 9, JCU_Hal_asi_v2, whole genome shotgun sequence DNA encodes the following proteins:
- the LOC137296383 gene encoding uncharacterized protein KIAA1958-like yields MDAEKLNMALKYFVFEARKKDGAFYPSTTLYGLFASLASSLKLHGSSLDIFNDDEFEDSRRALDASMRERSAEGMGPSTVKHTEVITLAEEQQLWEKGVLGDDTPQKLLDTVLYLTGLHFALRGGTEHRSLRMGNNPQITGPHTDCHGRRYMEYTEDVSKTNKGGLNHRKLTAKKVRAYENLETPSHCYVRIVQKYMSYCAAQSLKNKDAFYFTPRKVPKGDDWFMETPVGHNKLQNTVGRICGQAGILGRKTNHSLRATAATRLYEANVDEQIICEQTGHRSDVVRVYKRTADAQKAAASDIVRAKKVKKDIKQTATGNKSPEHTGPTAKHLETSVNAEENRRNISLTINFN; encoded by the exons ATGGACGCTGAGAAACTTAACATGGCGCTCAAGTACTTCGTGTTCGAGGCACGAAAGAAAGATGGCGCCTTCTATCCGTCAACAACACTTTACGGTTTGTTCGCCTCGTTAGCGTCTTCTTTAAAACTGCATGGGTCGTCGCTCGATATCTTCAATGATGATGAGTTTGAAGACAGCCGTAGAGCATTGGATGCTTCTATGAGGGAGAGATCAGCAGAAGGGATGGGACCTTCGACAGTAAAACATACAGAAGTAATAACGTTGGCGGAAGAACAACAGTTGTGGGAGAAAGGCGTGCTGGGAGATGACACCCCCCAAAAATTATTGGATACTGTGCTGTATTTAACGG GCTTACATTTTGCTCTTAGAGGAGGCACAGAACATCGGAGTTTGAGGATGGGTAACAATCCACAAATCACCGGACCGCACACAGACTGTCACGGCCGGAGATATATGGAATACACAGAGGATGTATCGAAAACCAACAAAGGCGGATTAAACCATAGAAAACTAACTGCAAAGAAGGTCCGTGCCTATGAAAACCTGGAAACCCCATCCCACTGCTATGTCAGAATTGTCCAGAAATACATGTCTTACTG TGCGGCACAGTCCCTCAAGAATAAAGATGCGTTCTATTTCACACCCCGGAAAGTCCCTAAGGGAGACGATTGGTTTATGGAAACCCCTGTTGGTCACAACAAACTTCAAAACACTGTTGGTAGGATTTGCGGTCAAGCTGGAATACTCGGACGTAAAACGAACCATTCCCTCCGAGCAACGGCTGCCACCCGGCTCTACGAGGCCAACGTAGATGAACAGATCATTTGCGAACAGACAG GTCATAGAAGTGATGTAGTAAGAGTATACAAGAGGACGGCAGATGCCCAGAAGGCAGCTGCGTCAGACATTGTACGTGCGAAAAAGGTGAAAAAGGATATCAAACAAACAGCTACCGGCAACAAGTCTCCCGAACATACTGGACCGACAGCTAAGCACCTGGAAACCTCTGTAAACGCGGAAGAGAACAGGAGGAACATTTCTctaactattaatttcaactaa